The nucleotide window GGAATGCAAGAGAGAGAACCTGCAGGCCTCAGAGCTCAACGTTTCCTGAGTCAGAGGACAATCCTGTGACAAGGATCCTTTATCCTCTGCGAACACATGCTGTCGTCCTGGGTCAGGGGCTGGGCATGCATGCTGCATCACAGAAAAACACACAGGCGACTGTTTCTATGCTAGAATAGAAATAGACTGATGAATGGACAGCATTCATGTTGATGTCCTACAGATCACTGACCTTTGTACTATTGCACTACATAGGGGTGGCATCTCGGtctgtagggacttggcttgggatcTGAAGGGTAACCGGTTCAGGTCCAGATCGGACCAAAAATACAGAGTGCGGACTGGTAGCCTGAGAATTGCCAGTTCGCCTCCTGGGCTCTGCCgaggtgtccttgagcaaggcaccaaacCCCCAACTGCTCCCAGGTGTTGGAACACTGGCAGCCCCTTGGCTCTGCCACCTGCCCCTTGGTGCAAATCAAGGACTGAAATCCCCATCAGGGCTAATGGAAGTGATCTTAATCTCAATCTCTTTAGGAATTTATAAAAAGTTTTAGTATGTTAACAGAAAGAAAAGGGTAGATATATAAACCAATTTCATTTGGCCGCATTTTATGTCTTGTCTGTTTATTcattttgcttttatttatattgGGGGCAGATGATGATGGTTTTAGCAATGACATCATCTAGGGTCACTTgatgtatttcaaatgtgatTTTTGAACCTGATTGAGACTGTGTGCCTTTGTGTTCTATGTGTTACCTGGCTGCTAGACTAAAGTTAAAGTGAAAACAAAGAAAGGCTAAGAGGAAGAGGATTATAGAACATATGGAGCTAAGCCAGCATGCAGCAAAAAATCTGCATAAAACATTGTCTCTTGTCTGTTTATTTTCCtcttatatatataaatcatgCATTGTGGACTTGGTGAGTTTTCTCTTCGGGAAAgttttcagacacgcccgccggcaagcttcaacgcacgctgctgtgcgGACGCTGCGTTAATGTTATCTAAGTGATGCTAATTATGTGCTAGATCTTGCTTCATAGTAAGTGTTAGAGTAAATTAGATTGTAAGTAAGTGTAATTCTATCAATCTTCTCATCTATGTCTTACTGCAAGAAAACAAATAAGCTCAGTCCGCAAAATGTCATACCATTTGTTTTATTGATGTAATTTTCATGTAACATACCTAATTGCAtacatgatttatttatttatgtgtttatttatttatttatatatttattaagttacttatttatttaattttggcttagcacaatcaaacaaacaaatcaaGCCTGCAGGGTTTCAAATGACCCATCTGAACTCCTTGTATGAAATTGAGGATAAGGATATGTTTTTTCAACTGTGGTACTGTGGGTGCTTAGGAGGTTTAAGTCCTTCCATCCTTAAAGACACAAAACATTTCTGCGTTACCATCTGTCATGTTCCTGGTCGATCGGATCCCTTGTCCTGTCTTATTTGTAAGCTACAATATATCATGAAAATGAAACAATCTCTCCCTTCTCTCGTCCAATCACAGCCGAGCCCCTGGTGAGGCAGGTGAGAAGGACTCGCATCAAAAGGGAAGACTTTCATATCCTGAAGGTGATTGGCCGAGGCACATTCAGTGAGGTGAGCAGGAGTGATACTTTTTAAAGTCTCATATTAACATGATCTGATCAAGCATTTTGAAGTATCTGCGTTTACACTCTATTTACCCAAATGTCTTCCTATTTCACGAGCAGTGACAAGGTCTGTTATTCATTTGAAACTTCACGTTATTCTTAATCTTCACCGCTGCAGGTTGCTGTGGCAAGGATGAGAAGCACACAGCAAGTGTATGCTCTGAAGATTATGAATAAGTGGGACATGCTGAGGCGAggagaggtacacacacacacacacacacacacacacacacacacacacacacacacacacacacacacacacacacacacacctgaggcctgtggcctgtactacgaagcaggattttcgcttagccggctaacttcaaggaaaactcggggtttccggtcctacgacactggttctctttttagcaggctccatggtaacttatgctgtgcggctaacctgccccggagaaggttaggttgcaggctaagagatcaactcagtgaaagcactgcctgctgaccaatcagagctcagtgtgcagagtttaaagcaatcaagtcatattacaggataaaggaaatacagaaaaactgccgtttcAGGAAAGACggctggcaaaaatcaccgactgtgtgaacgtgaacattaatagcatctgttagcatctagcatctgttagcatctagctctcctgctgacaaacttttagccatccctgcatttacaagtagtagttttagttgtctgcgatctgcggaggcctactcccacctgtcgagtacggctgtactgaggtgtttttcctccggagacgtcgcgaagagacggagcggctccacctgttgctgcatgcgatctgcgatttacggaggcctgctcgtcgcgaagagacggagcgcctccacctgttgctgcctgcgatctgcgatctactggagaggtttttaccccggagtggtcgcggagagacggagtggatccacgcttcgggcttggcctgcttccaccgggcgtgtgctgctgtgcggaggaggattttaccaccgctggggcctgctttccacctgtcctggttctgctgttgcagaggcctgctttcaccccggggataccacggagggaccggagcgcttccacgctgctgttttcgcctgtcctttgctgctgtgctgattttgctgcaggaacatcgcggatactgtgtgctggtctgggaaaatggcccatatcgggattctgctgtgcctgttaactgttttggactatgagaagatctctagtcattctgagaagtctactggattcaggtctgttctgccacccgcagtgggcatcccctgcaaaggttcggatgtgttgctcaaacaattaccggttgccttgtcacagtcaatctgctcgacaaattatgtttgtcttttttgttttcctgcgatgatggttcttcaggactgcttcttaagctcaaatcacactctcgcagacttttccggtgtttctaaagtagatgacaatgtatgtgtgtcgtttaagaggaaaagatggctgtttttgttgttgttgttattactgtcaggaaatgtaaaacctaaccctggtccgcccagtagtagtagtcagatcgctactcctgctgattttaaagctaggtctgggttgggtttcatccacttgaatgtgcgcagtctgttaggtaaactagattttgtccgtatctgggcgagctcgactgacgctgacgtaaTTGTTTtaacagaaacatggctaaacaaatctattttggcctctgacattgccttaaatggttataatgtgtatcgtTCCGACcagcctaataaaggtggtggcgttgccatttatgttaagaataagttcagtgtaaccacattagtttccaaatcgatcagtaagcaatttgaatttttagccataaatatagaagtggcaaagggtcaacaggtcatggtcgtgggctgttacagacccccctcagcgtCAAAGACTCGCAAATctgttatcacaactagactacaaggaaatagtgctacttggagagtgtatctgggactggttaactgcagtgtcagaggattttaaaaacctttgtatctctttaaatgttactcagattgtggacggtcctactcgccctaacattaagtcccctaataaatcctccctagttgatctcattttaactaatgttctccataaatattcatctgtgggagtatttgcaaatgatctgagtgaccactgtgttgtagccacaattagggacactaaggtccaaaaggttaaacctcgcattatcattaagagagacaaaaaacattttgtggagcagggttttgtgcatgatctgtttgattgggataaaatcgatctgtgtgctgatgttgaaaccgcatggtcttatttttatcttggttttatggagatcattgatagacatgcacccctgcgtacatttagagtaaagggacgagacaatccttggttttctgctaatctgtccagtctccttcatgagagaaacaaggcctgggcaaaggctaggaaatcaggctcagaggtagaatggctgcgttttaggcagctaagaaatagcttcacttcacttcacatatcaaaagtgctaaatcaaagtactatctgtcagtaaccacaaagaatctgaataatcctggaacattttggaaagccattaaatcgttatccaccggtgatatccgtaatgagctacctccgtgcattaccacagcatctggctctatatcggacagggctactatgctcaattgctttaatgagcattttgtgtcctgtggttctatgtttgattctgtcactaactctgcttctgtgaacactacagtatgtgactctgaaaaatgtgtgttggaaaacccttttagttttaccccttttactgttgatgttgttcgtgaagctttaaccaagttagatcctaagaaaccggccggCCCAGACAACGTAgagcctttctttttaaagatagctgcagattttatttctCAACCTCTCCCTAcactttttaacctctccctcagcactaacacaattccaaaatggtggaagtcagcgtatgtcctgcctttgctaaaaggaggggaggccaccttattaaataactataggccaatctctaagttgtcagttctggctaaggttcttgaacgcctagtgagtgaacaggtaaaggtgtttttatgtacaaatgacatcctgtctaaacatcagtcaggcttcagaaagcaacacagcaccatcactgccacaatgaaagtggtaaatgatgtggcgagtattttagataataagcagagttgtgcagctctgtttattgacctttcaaaagcgtttgacaccgtcgatcatctcatcttaaagcagaggctagccagtataggcatgtccagccatgcagtgggtggtttgtgaactacctctctgaaaggtcccaatgtgttcactttgatgggctgtcttctcagtggttgaacattgcaaatggtgttccccaaggttctgttttaggtccacttttattctccatctacatcaacagtttaggtgaaaatgtggatgaagctactttacatttttctgcggatgataccgtgatgtactgtgcaggtccctccattaaggaggctggtgttaaattacaggctgtttttaacattattcagactcagctctctgaactaaagcttcttttaaatgttgagaaaaccaaggtaatgctcttttctaaagctaaaaagacaccagagcctgttttagatattgtaactacgcaaggaataaaacttgaagttgttgcctgttacaaatacctgggtatctggcttgatgattgtctcacttttaaacttcatgtcaataacctgcttaaaaagctgagggtgagGCTAGGTTTCtgctacaggaacaagtcctgtttctcgcttgaggacaggaaaaggctagtcactgtgacctttgtacctgtgctggactctggggatctggtctatatgaatgcacctgctaattgcctggtcaagttagatgctgcgtatcacagtgcactgagatttgtgacaaactgtaaagcattaacccatcactgtaccctgtatgcaagggctggtttgctttcactaactgtacggaggctcagtcactggtacatttttatatacaaagccatgttagggaaacttccatcctacatctgctcccttatctcacggaaaattgtaagtggctactgcctgagatcgaatgctgtggttttattaaatgtgccaactgctagggaagacagcttttagatgcgcagctcctctgtcttggagtttttatgtttcatgtggaactacttgagcaggtctcccttgaaaaagagatcaatgatctcaatgggatgtatttgtataaataaaggtttgaaatgaaatgaaatgaaatagaatataacctcccatcttcagagcaatctgactatttttacattagcgttaagaaagcttaattaaatatctgccacaacataagtaaccggatcagagtaacagtacagtccgcggcatatcacatcataatgtatcatatatttccttatctgagtcagcttcttgagccgtatctggccgtgcaacactcacagtgtcacatactgtatgcagaagtattattttaagcaacacattaagttgacgaaacactcgagtcaaaaaatgtaattaaagtcagatcgtgtcttagacggggcagtgatatcataaacctgttaatgtacgcattcaaacagtcacgggcccttagaatcgtcctaacttttcacccccttacggcgcccctgcatactgtatgcagaagtattattttaagcaacacattaagttgacgaaacactcaagtcaaatgtaattaaagtcagatccactcgtgtcttagacggggcagtgatatcataaacctgttaatgtacgcattcaaacacgtgttctgttaccagctgtattcaccttgcaagtgcagctctgtggctttgatcctggataaagtgtttaagtcatggatgtttaaagtttaacgtcttcatatttgtctaatattaaagttcacttttcattcaggaagtatgacgctgcgctgtcagtgcgcttctccatgtttgtgattggtcaaatgttgctaaccctgccacttttatgtgaacgcgcacaTAACTAGTTAGGACACCGCTAGCTTGAGTTaatgagttgataaccagcgtcgtaggaccacttagcgagagcgcgtttgttttggattaggtaaaccgggtaactcaaacatatccaggttatgttgaaccggcttcgtcgtacaggcctCTGCTCTCACATTCACAAGACAAAGAATATGTGCTGATTTCTCACTGCAAAGGCTGGGCTTGGATGAATTACTTACAAAGGGAAAGTTAAAGTAAAGCACATGGTGAAACTGTCCATGATTTGTTTTGTGTCTCAGTGGGACAATTATTTGGATATCTGTCTTTCTACTTGAAgcctttgtgtttgtgttttacatAGACAGCGTGTTaccaggaggagagagaggtgtTACTCAGGGGCGACCGATGCTGGATCACAGAGCTGCACTATGCCTTTCAGGATGACAACTACCTGGTGCGTATGAACATACATGATGTCAAGTATATATGTTGTACTTGTACTGCTAGCATATTCTGCTTTTAACAACAATTCTGCTGCTAttttccaacacatccaccctgCCCTCCCTCAGTACCTGGTGATGGATTACTATGTAGGGGGGGACCTGCTGACTCTGCTCAGTAAGTTTGGAGACCGGATCCACGAGGACATGGCTCAGTTCTACCTGGCTGAGATGATCATGGCAATTGACTCCATCCACAGACTGGGATATGTACACAGGTACACTATTCTTCTCCTTAAACTAGGGACTATTTGTCGATGGGATCACACCAGCAGCTATGCCAAATTGGGCCACAGGGCCATCAAGTTGGTCCACACTTTTTCGCCCTTTCTGAGACCACACCCATTTTTAGACTTGGTCCTAATATTGATCTTAACTGCAAAACGGTTAATTTCTATGATGGCAAATCAGGCCTGGGACTTTAAGACTACACACTAACATGTATGCACTCTATCCTGGGACTGTGACATGGAGGTAAATAATGTGATATCAATTAAatctgacatttagagatgacAATGGCCCGTTCTTCCCAATTCCTTACACAGAGACATCAAACCTGACAACATCCTGCTGACAGCGGATGGACACATACGACTAGGGGACTTTGGTTCCTGTCTGAGGCTCCTCGAGGATGGGATGGTGAGGGTTGACACTTTCTTAGAAGTTTCACAAAAGATACCCTAAAGAGGGTAAAAGAATGACAAAAATCCAGCAAATCATGTTTAAATTTTTTTTCTTGTGATTGAATTTttaaaacaacaaatcaaattgGAAATTCTGGCTTGAacttatacatttgtatttaaaatcAATTGGCCTGCTTGTTTCATTTCAGGTTCACTCGTCACTAGCAGTAGGGACACCTGACTATTTGTCTCCAGAGATTTTAAGGGCCGTAGAGGGGGCTGGAGGTTATGGTCCTGAATGTGACTGGTGGGCTCTGGGTATCTGTGCCTATGAGATGATGCTGGGGACCACACCCTTCTTTGCAGAGTCCATCTCGGAAACATACGCCAAGATCTTCAACTTCCAGGTACATTGACACGCTGACAAAGTTATTTCAGATTTcattatttataaatatttatAATTACTCTATTATATATGGCTTTGATGAAAACTTGATTATGATAGTCAAATAATGCATTCTATGAGTATTTCTCTAGCAGACCGCTGGAGAACATTGCCTAGTTGCAGTTGTCTGAAAATAATGTGAAAAATGTGCCaaagcaataaaatcatttctaattatataaaatcattttcaaatcagCCTTTGGTTTTGATTCTTTAGTAAGTAGCCTGGTGATAAGAGGGGGACATTTACAGAAAATGGGTCATCATTTGGAAATGTACCTTTTCAGGATGATTCAAAACTGTATTTTGAAAACAGTGAAAGCATTTTTAAGATTGTGTAGTACaagctcaataacaaaaatCATTATTTCAAACTTACCTTAAGAAGTGTCAGATGGGACAGCATACTGCCTGTGAGCAACAGACCACGAGCTAACCGGCTAGCAATGCAGAGAAGCATTTCGTACCATGTAAGGCTAAGCTAGCTAGTAGCTTTGAGCTATAGGTGGCCATGGATTGGAAGGAGCAGGCAAGAGTAAGACTTCCTTAAAACCCTTTTACTTAGCAGTAGTTATACTACTAGTGGTAACTGAAGAAGTGATGTCAAAAGACATTGTCTTCCTCAGCTTCAttcacttgccttgccttgccctgccttgccttgccttgccttcatcCCCAGGAGTATTTCGAATTCCCTCCTTCTGGCCCTGAGATTTCAGACGAGGCTCGTTCCTTCATCACTGGGCTCATCTGTGAAAGGGAAGTCCGTCTGGGAAGGAAAGGCTTCAGTGACTTCAGGAACAATCCCTTCTTCTGTGGACTGGACTGGGCTTCCCTGCATAAACTCCCAGCCCCCTTCCTGCCTGAAGTGTCTAATCCAACGGACACCTCCAACTTCGACATCCTGGATGACTGTCTCAGTGAAATGGTATTGTCTTTAGAGAATGTTTCCATACACTTATGAAGAGACCTAGGTTGTGTCTGAAAGAAAGTGTAGACATGTTATCACGCTGAAAAACCTGGTAAATGGTCCACCCTTAAtaatcaacccagtctcacggcatttcttgttatagtcacgacatttaatctattgattcgtgttcaccaatgtatttctactggtagtatgtttcgtgcctgcaccacgtctttttgtccggtcgggtcttggaagaccggaagctgtgtggttcataaaaacatttttcttactcaatatcaagccacgattattgtttttattttaaatcgtataatgtctgactttttttgccgtccgtaaggaaaataaatggggctcagagcctcagaatactttTTCTCCTTCtagtttgttattcttttctaaataacacactgttatttactcaacaataacacacaattctccttgtttttatttatttgtttaattctataatatcAGGCTTTTTtgacgtccgtcaggaactgaatttcaaaataaagtcaccggaaacagacgtaggcgacacacacccactgaactgattacccaagatcctcagctatggttgaagctcggtgattggatgttttagccgcaatgcacattCGGATATGGTGtctatgcgatatgaaatccgaaaaaataaaaaaataatactttattccgagtgtacttgcttttctctttgaaagtcaacaCATAAcgccattgtaatacacggttcggcggcattaaatattacacatctgccgtagttctttatttatagagccctgaatagaagacttctagacaaactggaagaactgccaccgaaactgaatatgtgacgtggatcataaatatatcagcaattaaacaacatcttcaacttctcttcacacaatacgtctccttgcagtatcaacactaattcggctgacttttatattttgtccaattggtagatagcaGTGCAGTTTTTAAAGTTATTATTGATTTCCTTtgaattaaagaatgtaaataccGAGTTGAGAGAAtggtcaggggttttgggtgatgggagacacatctatggaatcagaatttcaatagcttaccattaaatgacagatatacctttctgtctgtgatgttttacaaatcagatattaatgtgtaaaaCTTCTAcacagcaatatcctgtaaaattatgtgaaaacatgagtatacatacataagtgtcctacactaataataaaaagtataatttgTTGTGTTAACACTTTATACTTGACagttttttaacccgcaccacctagtggttaaagcacgttattgatttTGAGAGTACAGTACATCcaaaatagggggaaagtagaaggtcaatgatagaaatatagaatatataaaATCAAGACGATACTCtcagtgatctctacaataaaacagttagtgcaggatgtacaaagatattaataggaggatgtgcaaaacagaaaaactaattaacctttatttaaacattaaggaatacttttggttaaggtcttcttttaaataagaaaataactttgggggtatctacagataaatattaagcctgacaaagtacttaacgtctaatatattgctttcctgcaatgttaactatgttgaagcacttattgtaaccgatattatacatatttattatactcttataagatgtatgtagatataataagaaatgtgcataatttgacagtttaatggtggaggtatacacacatattgatagatgtcttgtaatgcactgtttttcattcattgcataacta belongs to Pseudochaenichthys georgianus chromosome 14, fPseGeo1.2, whole genome shotgun sequence and includes:
- the LOC117458930 gene encoding myotonin-protein kinase: MSTGPGLGALVPAEGLQSTGPVGLQTLLDLLVGVYQEFYSSHFAREKYVSGFLQWAEPLVRQVRRTRIKREDFHILKVIGRGTFSEVAVARMRSTQQVYALKIMNKWDMLRRGETACYQEEREVLLRGDRCWITELHYAFQDDNYLYLVMDYYVGGDLLTLLSKFGDRIHEDMAQFYLAEMIMAIDSIHRLGYVHRDIKPDNILLTADGHIRLGDFGSCLRLLEDGMVHSSLAVGTPDYLSPEILRAVEGAGGYGPECDWWALGICAYEMMLGTTPFFAESISETYAKIFNFQEYFEFPPSGPEISDEARSFITGLICEREVRLGRKGFSDFRNNPFFCGLDWASLHKLPAPFLPEVSNPTDTSNFDILDDCLSEMETLSDVMDRAPIGVHLAFVGYSYTATCQTGAIDRSLDIMIQIDHSSLRDCESRYTPEKLSQQWQLTDNLPDELSALLEIPLTLEQGPTASTHTTTEEEEEKENEEEDVEETDQISGLHEDLQRRLQEAERRYCELEKEMERLKGEMQDWRAPTETALSLCPASLALPAHCVDAPRDRERAPPACHYPLVIPLHRHLLLFHRVRLPQVTSESYLLVCAKGGELQAWQRTCYTELS